In Longimicrobium sp., the DNA window AGAACGACGTGAACGACGCCGCGCCTGCACCCCGGCCGGGGAAGAAGCCCCGCTTCGCGCACCGCCTGGAGTTCGGTCTCACGCGCAGCCTGGAGGCGGCGGTAAGCTCGCTTCCCGAGGGTGCGGCGGACGACTTCGGCGCGGGGCTCGGGCGGATGGCGTACCGGCTGAAGCTGCGGCGCGACGTGGTGGAATCCAACCTCCGGCTCGCCTACCCGGCCGCCGACCCTGCGTGGATCCACGCGACGGCGCGGGCCTCGTACGAGCACCTGGGCCGCGAGGCGGCGGCCATGCTGCGGCTCGCCCGGCTGGACCGGCAGGCCGTCATCGACCGCACCGACGTCACGGGCGACTGGCCCAAGCTGGAAGCCGCGCTCGCTGGTGGGAAGGGCGTGCTGCTGGTGACCGGCCACTACGGAAACTGGGAGCTCGCCGCCGCGGCTGTGGCGGCTCGCGGCATCCCCATCGCCGCGATCGTACGCCGCCAGGGCAACCCGCTCTTCGACGCG includes these proteins:
- a CDS encoding lysophospholipid acyltransferase family protein → MKNDVNDAAPAPRPGKKPRFAHRLEFGLTRSLEAAVSSLPEGAADDFGAGLGRMAYRLKLRRDVVESNLRLAYPAADPAWIHATARASYEHLGREAAAMLRLARLDRQAVIDRTDVTGDWPKLEAALAGGKGVLLVTGHYGNWELAAAAVAARGIPIAAIVRRQGNPLFDARLTATRERLGVQTISQREAPSRVPRFLRQNGVVGIVGDQDARGAGIFVPFFGRPASTHRGPAVFSLRFGAPAFACVARRLPGPGVRYRVSGQQVDVPRTGRLDDDVEALTAALAARLEAEIREAPEQYFWFHRRWKSKPPVEGQTPLPAAPDE